The region aaataacattcaGCGTCTAGCTAGCTGACCCTTGCATGGAGTGAATGCTGGGCCCGGGAAACGGCATTGGGCGAGATTTCAAGAAAACGAAATTAATTACCTATGCTGCTGCATTTTCTGATTTTCTTTTCATGGTGTAAAGATAGAACATGTGAACAAGTATAAATTTCTAGGAATCATCAACTGTAgataaaatgtttgaatttcagTAACATGTAAGATTGAATATTAGTAACATGTGGAGGTAGTAACATCACCGGGCTCTAATTGGTTTAATAAAACTGTTGATGGTAATTTAAAACAATTATCAcggaatatttttttacatacatcCTTTTGACTAGATGGGGAGAGAAAGAACAAAAACATGGAGAGCGTCTAGAATCTGAATATTgttatgcattatatatatacaatttgtatatatatatatatatatatatatatatatatatatactgaaaaTTAAACTAACCAAATCTTTGACTAATAACACTGCATCATTATAATAACAGTAGCTGCagcatcatcaacaacaaaacatgatattcaatttctttcaaacctggctcAAATGTGACATATCAAATAGGACATATATTAGCACATCAGTTTGTTTTACGACATACGCATATTAGACCGAATGGTGGCCGTACTTGTCTTTACTTTATAACTAAATATCTAAACCAAATCTTATCagaccctgacctttgaccttgtaaTAAAGTGATCAACAAGCTGAAAACGTGGAAAATGAACCGAatacaaaaaagacacatttttaaacctaatttgcatatcactgatgggaatTACCGTGTCATGAATAATTCtgcatctacacatccctaagaacattcccacaaaatttcagaccaatctggccagtagtttttgactaaaattgacatttttgacccaaatcacacatgaCCTATGGTGTTATCATTTTGCTTTGCACAATTCACAActagacataaaaaaaattatagaaaTTCACACATAATACTGTTGCCTTCATTTGTATCACTCTTGTCATCCTTTGGAAAGCCTAAAAACTACAGACATTGCACCAATAAACAACTGAGTTAATTGTGTTTGTGATTATGTCAACTACACTAGGACATATACAGGAGTTTAGCTGCCGAGCAATAAACTGAAATTTCACATCTAACATTGTTTAACCTTTTACATTCATTGTAGTGAATGCAGGTATTTTTTCATACCAGAACTGACAAGCAAACTTAAGACACAATCTTTTACAAATAATCTGTTGTTTTATTGTAATTGTTCAATTAATATACACAATTACCCTATCTCTAGTCTTGCCCTGCTTGTAATAATTAACACTAAAAGATAAGTTCATGACATAAGCTGACATGTACTGACTAGTTTTACTTGGTCCCTTAGAGCTGGAGATTgaggtggttttttttttcattattgcGATATGGCTAAGGTCTAGCATTGCTCTTTGACATTTGTTGATAACACAACTGGTGGCGAGATTGTCATATCGTAATCATTGCTATTTTAACTTGAACTACTTTCTATTCCAAATGTCAAGTATTTGTTGAAAGTTTAGAGTGCATGTCACAGAGGTTAAAAATGAAATCTTTTTGAATGACTATAGTACTCAGATGTGTCAACATGGAAGACTACATTGACTGAAAGTCTATAAATCAAAGGGCACAGTCTGTAATGTGCATGGTTTTTTAGGGTTActtttaaaaatttgttttatatagaaatatacttacatttacattatttcaacAACTAAAAATTTTTGAATCATGTCTAGTAACTGTTGGAACAGTCACCAAATATTCGCGAGACAACATATTATTATGACAGTACTTTGgggtaacaaaacaaacacacaccGTAGTCTTGGTTATCAAGTCTCTTTGATCACCTTTACAGTGCTCTTGCTTTGACACTGATTTGCTCCCATGCATGATTTAATAGCGACTGTGTTGTATATGTGTAgcattacaattacattatatCCACTGTCTTAAAGCCAACAATAGGCTTAAAATACCAGACCGTATCTCTTTAAACATGAATATGATCAACCACCATGCTTTAAATTACTTTTTTCTGTTTGGTAGAAATAAAATTCCAGACCCTAATCTCCATTCTCATTGTTTTCCCCCAGATTTCAAAACATCTTAATTCTTCATTGTTTTTCCATCAGAAGTAACTATTGCACATCAATCTTCAGAGTTTCATGTAGCCAATTTGAtcaatattgtaataataattcATCAACTAGTCATGTTTACTGCAAACACCTGATACTTCAAtgcaatgttgttgttttttatagcTGTAGTGGTTTTGCACCATCAGATGCCTGGGCCACATAAAAAGTTGGCGTTCCAGAGTATTTTGcctgttaaaaaaaatacacaaaattaacattatattaaaaatgaTCAATGTCCATAGTAGATGGATTGAAATGTTGCATTCGTTCCGCAATTTACCGTTTCCAAGTAACTACCATATATTGTTCTGTCACAGTGATTCTTTTAACcgtgaacaatatattctccattagAAATAAAGGTAAAGATACAGGATGTACTCAGGTATAAtgacattttaaagaaaatgtctACTTACAATTTTGCTTTTTTTAATCAATACTGCAGAATGCAATATTGTCATGGGTTTGGTTTTTATTGAAGAAAGAAATCTCCACTGGATAAATATATATTCCATGTGACAATCTATGATTGTTTTTTACTTAATTTTTAGTGTTGCTCATCTTGTATATAAAGATTTTCCATTTCAATTCCATACAAAACTTTGACGTCAGCTCCACATCAGAAAAAGTGCCATTATCATGCAATTTATCGATCAATCAGAAAGGTCATTTTATACCAACCACTTTGGAGAACTGACAGCTTTGCAATGGAGGCAACCAACTCAATGAATCGACATATTGGGCAATGTATTGTCAATATTGTCACACACTGTCACACGAGGGTGCCCTACATACATGAAAATCTCAAGAAATCAAGACAACTCTTGCCGTGTTTCTTACCTTGACATGTTCCACAACTTTAGGCACAGCTTCCTTTTTCAGTAATGTAACTGTGGACAGAAAGATTTATGTTCTATCAGTAAGAAACTAGAAAATGATGTCATCTTTTGCTGTTGTAATAATTTCAATTATAATTTTGTTCTAAATCTCAACTGAAAATACTGGTTCAAGTTGCTCAGAGTCTACAAGTAATCTACTGCTTACGATTGTCCAACATTGATCAACAGAGTGATAATTTACAATGCATAAGAGCTACTCTGGCAAGGACTAGCTTGTCTACAAGATACTGGGAAGTAGGTCAATGATACACAATAATGCCACTAAGAAAATGCCACTAAATATGCGTAACACACTTTTATATAGCTTTTggttgtttgtgtttgtgctATGTTTATTTGGTGTtgagttttttgttttgttttgttgtttgttttttttttttttttttttttttggggggggggcgcaACATTTATCATTACAGTACTTAATACGGATTATAAGATTGGACTGAAAACTTGATCTACTCAAAAAAACTGTATCTGGCATTGGCTGCAAAACATCAactttttaaacatattttctcaagtttttaaaaatgttcagaGGAATTATGTATTTCATGTTTCAATCTCCCAGTATATAGGAAGTTAGCTGCACCACTATTTACCTGTGCATCCTCCAAAGCCTCCTCCCGTCATTCTTGATCCATAGACACCATCAACTTCCATGGCTGCATCCACCAACTCGTCTAACTCACTGCAACTTACTTCATAATCGTCCCTACatataacaaaatatcaaataagcGTAACTACTAACCCTCCATTACAatgccattttgaaaaaaaatagagtGCCTGCAGTGTGATAGAAAATCATTGATCATCAatagaatatatattcctactgcagtatttactatacatgtatatgacatcatTATGGAGTGGAGTTTGTTATGCACTTACaaagactgcaatggattgcatgctccccagggagttgaggaagtatatagTCTATTATGCTAATAGAGGTACATACCTGGGGTTATTGTGTAATTTGCAGAGTGCTATTCTCATGACATTCAATGTTGCAGGTGCATTATAAatacatcatcattattattattattacataattatgtaccattgattacatgtacttgcaccGGTAGTccggtacacatgcatactagtggtatttgcactgcagtgcaatgctgaaaacattattacatacctacatgcaattaattatgtaaatgaggatATAAGCATTTGTTCTACATGAAAGCACATTATCGCATGgtgtcatttttatgaaaatttgttgttttggaaaAACACATAACAGAACCTCATGCTGTGTGAGTGCTAGTGTGAtattgcacttgtgcttgcagtattttctgctgcactttcactcactacgcTTGTGAAAGCATTGCTGCAGAAAACACTgtaagcacttgtgcaaataccccaataTGCCACACTAGCACTAATGCACTGCATCATGGGGTTTgtcatattataaatatatcacatGCCACAAGTGCTACTGTTAAGTTAAAACATAATGGAGTTTGCAGCCTTTGTTTACCTTACCTCAGAGATTTGTGACTTTCAACCATTAATTCACCGAATTTGCTATAGTTGCCTGCCTCTAACACTGCTGCAGCCTCCTCTGTACGTTGGATTTCACCAATCACATGGTGAGCTCTTTTGTAGATTTCGGGTTCAAGTTTGTCCTTGTGCGCTAGAATTGAAATCAACCAAAGATTAATGACAGTATAATTATACACGATAAAGACCACTCCTGATCTAACTACAGGGATACCACAAGGCAggacaaatttgaaatattcagtAACTTTCTTTGCCATCAAACACAAGCTTTTTTCAATCTAAAAAGTTAATTCTCCCTAGAAACATAGAAAGACCTGGTAGAGTCAGGAAGTTTCAGCAGTTATACAACACAAAAAATTccactgtattttttttttaagacaTCATAGGCTAAGACAAGATACTGCAAAAGTCTCAAGAGAACCCTGGGTTGCATACTTGCTTATCAGTAGGCAGTTTTCATATCATCTACACTGCATTTTGACTTACCTGCCAATTCTTCCAATGTTGCATCACGTAGACTCTTTTTACCAAGAGCAGCGGCAGCCTCATAACATTGCCGTCTTCTAGTGGGGTATTCACTACCAGTCAGTTCATGTTTGACATTAGAGTTGATAACCAAAATAACTAAATCAGGATCTGATAAAGGCACTAGTTTAGACTCCATAGACCTGAAATGATATAAATACCAATATGTCTATATGGTCTCTGCATATACTTGGCAGTCACTGAACATTGAACAAATCATTGAGTTACAAGTTCACATTAGACCATGCACAACTTGGACGTTGAAATATTTGCAGAATTAAGTTAATGGCAGCAGGGAAACTTACATTAACTGTGAGACAAAATCTAAGACATTGTATAAAGGTATCATTACCACAAAACACCATAACAAGCTGATTATAACACCACTTTTATTTCCCTGGTACCTCAgccaaattatcaaaatattatgaaCTGCTGGAACcatggaacccccccccccccccccttattaTTTGTGTCCATACCTGCAATCAATGAGTAATGCATTGCCATCTTTACCCATAGTGGAGATGAACTGATCCATAATACCACACGGCATTCCTGGAAACTCATGTTCAGCCTTCTGGCAGGCCAGTGCCTTGTCCTTTAGTTCTGTACTAGTACTGGTCAGCTGTTCAAGGAATGTGTACATAGCCACTTCCAGCGATGCAGAGCTGGACACGCCACCACCAATAGGTACAGATGAAGTAATGACAGCATCAAATGGTACCAATTCCCCTGACAAATTAGATAATACCTGTGACTCATTTTTGTGCCAAAATACATCACTTcactggtacatgtaaattcagaatcaatgtaaataataatgGTAGATTTAGGTGTAAATCAATACGAAAATATGTGGCTTTAAATACACTGTACCGAAGCAAAACAAAATACTGTCAAAATAAAGTGGAGCGATGAAAAATTGTCTCTAATAAAATTATACATCACATTCAAAGTATACATCATTAATTGATGGTAATGAACTTTCACTATTCATAACAATTACATTCTAGAAGGAATTAATTTCAAAACACTCAATGTTTGcaatgttgttttatttatagATTTCCCTGGACTGGATTTCTACATGTACCATGATCAAACACCTGTTACAGATGTAGCATCAATTGCCTTTACCATTAATTCCTTTCAGATTGGCCTTACAGAAAATAGTCCTCAGAGAGAGAGAACTTAAAAAATTGCAATCAATATGTTATGTATCTTAAATACTGATTATCAAACAGGTGTTTTTTCCTATATGATTACATTATACATCAGTCTTTATCCTTCATAACATTCACAATAATAGACATATTGCTACTgcagaaatgtcaaaataaaagtGTGCACACAAAACACATGGCATTTCTTTTATGGGAAACTATATATCAAAGGAAAATAATTGACTCGAAAATCTATATAGTTCTCCCATTTTGTAGTCATATTTACTTTTCCATTGAAAAACGCTTTGGTGATATTTTGATATGGTAACAATAACTTTGTTTTGTATGGCAAAAAGCTCTTTACATATATAGATGTTGTGTAAATTTACTAACACACTTTATCAGATTTTGACAGTGTGGTAGATACTAGTAACAGTAGGGCTATCACTGGCTGACATTATCATAGAATGTAATTGAGACAGATTGTTTGCTAAATATATCTGTCTTACAACCCTAGATACTGcatactagctgcaactgggacatagTTTTTCATCCAACAACCAAAAAACATATTCACTAAACTTGGTTAATTACCTATAAAGAGACACTGTCTATTATTTCGTGGTCAATATTTTAAgcactccagttacaactagtatagttttaacatggtgacagattcaaaagcCAGGCatttgctcaagattta is a window of Glandiceps talaboti chromosome 5, keGlaTala1.1, whole genome shotgun sequence DNA encoding:
- the LOC144435574 gene encoding galactokinase-like, with protein sequence MAGGVTEVDSVHDLLVKALGAFELCFDGRPTAAASAPGRVNLIGEHTDYNDGFVFPMALPMVTVVAGKKSSDEICRVITTAENVDDERKVEFSLPTADNPLKPGKPSWSNYVKGVVANFKGELVPFDAVITSSVPIGGGVSSSASLEVAMYTFLEQLTSTSTELKDKALACQKAEHEFPGMPCGIMDQFISTMGKDGNALLIDCRSMESKLVPLSDPDLVILVINSNVKHELTGSEYPTRRRQCYEAAAALGKKSLRDATLEELAAHKDKLEPEIYKRAHHVIGEIQRTEEAAAVLEAGNYSKFGELMVESHKSLRDDYEVSCSELDELVDAAMEVDGVYGSRMTGGGFGGCTVTLLKKEAVPKVVEHVKAKYSGTPTFYVAQASDGAKPLQL